Proteins from one Ignavibacteriales bacterium genomic window:
- a CDS encoding carbohydrate kinase family protein yields MKIILIGHSIIDHFEGTEEKISKPGGVFYSTIGINSIKKSTDQIYLLSGWNRKSFHLFQDLYSKVELDRTNKLINIPEVYLKISSESEREETYKNMTENLSIKSVSNWNIFDGILINMITGADISLEQIKYIRNNFKGIIYFDVHTLSRGVDNKMKREFRLIPSVNEWLSCINILQCNENELETIVQYQNEINSAEKILSSGPNILIITKGERGAQVYCQFKGEVKNLFVNAIEVNSVNKIGCGDIFGAVFFYTYISTNDIYISLNRANKAGAVAASRNDLTSHPEIELND; encoded by the coding sequence ATGAAAATCATACTAATTGGGCACTCAATTATAGATCATTTTGAAGGCACGGAAGAAAAAATATCTAAACCCGGTGGGGTGTTTTATTCAACCATCGGAATTAATTCCATAAAAAAATCGACGGATCAAATTTATCTTCTTTCCGGATGGAATAGAAAATCATTCCATCTATTCCAAGATCTTTATTCAAAAGTAGAATTAGACCGGACAAACAAATTGATAAATATACCGGAAGTATATCTTAAAATATCCAGCGAATCTGAACGGGAAGAAACTTATAAGAATATGACGGAAAATCTTTCAATTAAAAGTGTTTCGAATTGGAATATTTTTGATGGAATTTTAATTAATATGATAACAGGTGCTGATATTTCATTAGAGCAAATAAAATATATACGTAATAATTTCAAAGGTATAATTTATTTTGATGTTCATACGCTTTCGCGCGGAGTAGATAACAAAATGAAAAGAGAGTTCAGGCTAATCCCCAGTGTTAATGAATGGCTCTCCTGTATTAATATTTTACAATGCAATGAAAACGAACTTGAAACTATAGTTCAATATCAAAATGAAATTAACAGCGCAGAAAAAATTTTATCATCCGGACCAAATATTTTAATCATAACCAAAGGCGAGCGTGGAGCTCAAGTTTATTGTCAGTTTAAAGGGGAAGTAAAAAATCTTTTTGTTAATGCAATAGAAGTTAATTCAGTAAATAAAATCGGCTGCGGGGATATCTTTGGGGCGGTCTTCTTTTATACATATATTTCAACAAATGATATTTATATTTCATTAAACAGAGCTAACAAAGCCGGTGCAGTTGCAGCATCGAGAAATGATTTAACAAGTCATCCGGAAATCGAATTAAATGATTGA
- the bshA gene encoding N-acetyl-alpha-D-glucosaminyl L-malate synthase BshA — MKIGITCYPTYGGSGVVATELGLALASLGHQVHFISYAIPHRLNKFFENVFFHEVELSTYPLFEHSLYDLALTSKMLEVIEFESLDLMHVHYAIPHAVSAYLARQVLRRSKKDLKFITTLHGTDITLVGLEPSFMPLVKFSIEESDGVTAVSRFLKEKTLTNYNIEKDIEVIYNFIDIEKYKPKESELFRKHIAPCGEKVLVHTSNFRLVKRVADTIRVLDKVRKEVPTKLVLVGDGPDRSDCERLTRELDLQKDVIFLGKQDGLTEILNAADLFLMPSQSESFGLSALEAMACGVPVVSTSVGGLPELNIHNETGYIAEIGDIDRMAKYAVELLTNEKRYKSFSKNSRERAVKNFDKNLIVPKYVDYYEKVLNS; from the coding sequence ATGAAGATCGGAATTACATGCTACCCTACATACGGCGGCAGCGGTGTTGTTGCAACTGAACTTGGTCTGGCATTAGCTTCTCTTGGGCATCAAGTCCATTTTATCAGTTATGCAATCCCGCATCGGCTTAACAAATTTTTTGAGAATGTTTTTTTTCATGAAGTAGAATTAAGTACTTATCCGTTGTTTGAGCATTCACTTTATGATCTTGCTCTTACCAGTAAAATGCTTGAAGTAATAGAGTTTGAGAGTTTAGATTTGATGCATGTTCATTATGCAATTCCGCATGCTGTGAGTGCATATCTTGCAAGACAAGTTCTCCGCAGATCTAAAAAAGATTTAAAATTTATCACAACTCTTCACGGTACGGATATAACTCTAGTTGGATTAGAACCATCATTTATGCCGTTGGTAAAATTTAGTATTGAAGAAAGCGATGGGGTTACGGCTGTTTCCAGATTCCTTAAAGAAAAAACACTTACCAATTATAATATTGAAAAAGATATTGAAGTGATCTATAATTTTATTGATATAGAAAAGTATAAACCAAAAGAGAGTGAATTGTTTAGAAAGCATATTGCGCCATGCGGTGAAAAGGTTTTAGTTCACACATCTAACTTTCGCCTCGTAAAAAGAGTTGCAGATACAATTCGAGTTCTTGATAAAGTGAGAAAAGAAGTTCCGACAAAGTTAGTTTTAGTCGGAGATGGTCCTGACCGTTCGGACTGCGAACGACTTACACGTGAACTTGATTTACAAAAAGATGTTATTTTCCTCGGTAAACAAGACGGCTTAACAGAAATCTTAAATGCTGCCGATTTATTTTTGATGCCTTCTCAATCGGAAAGCTTTGGTTTATCCGCATTAGAAGCAATGGCGTGCGGTGTTCCTGTTGTAAGTACATCCGTTGGTGGTTTGCCAGAACTCAATATTCATAATGAAACCGGATACATTGCTGAGATTGGCGATATTGATAGAATGGCTAAGTATGCTGTTGAACTTTTGACTAATGAGAAAAGATATAAATCATTTTCAAAAAATTCCCGTGAGCGTGCAGTAAAGAATTTTGATAAAAATTTAATTGTTCCAAAATATGTTGATTACTACGAGAAAGTTCTTAATTCATAA
- a CDS encoding UDP-glucose/GDP-mannose dehydrogenase family protein: protein MNLSVIGTGYVGLVSGTCFAEMGNNVICVDNNQDKLKKLKKGIVPIYEPGLEILFHRNIEKKRLTFTDDLKKTVLESEIIILCLPTPQGEDGSADLKHVFEVANEIGKILKDADTKDFKIIVNKSTVTVGTSKAVTKIIEKYGVTNFEVVSNPEFLREGFAVDDFMKPDRIIVGACSQKVFERMRTLYEPFVRQGNPIFEMNPESSEVTKYAANSYLAMRITYMNELANFCEAVGADVEMVRKGMGSDTRIGKRFLFPGIGYGGSCFPKDVNALIKTSEDNNSPIRLLKVVDEANKLQKLILVKKILKHFDRNIKGKKFAVWGLAFKPNTDDIREAPSIYIIKELIRLGAKVSAYDPAAMENAKFYLDDILEYSQDQYSMLKDADALLILTEWNEFRNPDFNRIKTDLKSPIIFDGRNVFEIKKMEKLGFTYYSIGRKTVGQ from the coding sequence ATGAATCTTTCTGTTATTGGGACCGGTTATGTTGGACTCGTAAGTGGAACTTGTTTCGCTGAAATGGGAAATAATGTTATTTGTGTAGATAATAACCAAGATAAACTGAAAAAATTGAAGAAAGGGATCGTGCCTATTTACGAACCGGGATTGGAAATTTTATTTCATCGTAACATCGAGAAGAAAAGATTAACATTTACAGACGATCTAAAAAAAACTGTTCTTGAATCTGAAATTATTATACTTTGTCTTCCTACTCCACAGGGCGAAGACGGTTCTGCTGATTTAAAACATGTATTTGAAGTAGCTAATGAGATTGGGAAGATATTAAAAGATGCTGACACAAAGGATTTCAAAATTATAGTTAATAAAAGTACTGTTACTGTAGGAACATCGAAAGCAGTAACAAAAATAATTGAAAAGTATGGTGTAACTAATTTTGAAGTTGTATCTAACCCGGAATTTTTACGCGAAGGATTTGCCGTTGATGATTTTATGAAACCGGATCGAATTATTGTAGGTGCATGCTCTCAAAAAGTCTTTGAAAGAATGCGTACTCTTTATGAACCATTTGTTCGTCAAGGTAATCCCATCTTTGAAATGAATCCCGAAAGCTCAGAAGTAACTAAGTATGCAGCAAACTCTTACTTAGCTATGCGTATAACTTATATGAACGAACTTGCAAATTTTTGTGAAGCAGTTGGGGCGGATGTTGAAATGGTACGTAAAGGAATGGGTTCGGATACAAGGATTGGTAAAAGATTTTTATTTCCAGGAATCGGTTATGGCGGTTCTTGTTTTCCTAAAGATGTAAATGCGCTTATTAAAACCAGCGAAGACAATAATTCACCGATCAGACTTCTTAAAGTTGTTGATGAAGCGAACAAACTTCAAAAACTTATTCTTGTAAAGAAAATCTTAAAACATTTCGATCGAAATATTAAAGGGAAAAAATTTGCTGTTTGGGGATTAGCATTTAAACCTAACACAGATGATATTCGCGAAGCACCGTCAATCTATATTATTAAAGAGTTAATTCGACTTGGAGCTAAAGTTTCAGCATACGATCCCGCAGCTATGGAAAACGCAAAATTTTATTTAGATGATATTCTTGAATACTCACAAGATCAGTATAGTATGTTGAAAGATGCCGATGCATTGTTAATTTTAACAGAGTGGAATGAGTTCAGGAATCCGGATTTTAATCGCATAAAAACTGATTTAAAATCGCCAATCATTTTTGATGGACGGAATGTTTTTGAAATAAAGAAAATGGAAAAATTAGGTTTTACTTATTACAGTATAGGAAGAAAAACTGTTGGGCAATAA
- the rfbC gene encoding dTDP-4-dehydrorhamnose 3,5-epimerase, whose translation MEFEKTFIEGLILVKPDVYPDDRGYFFESFNKKKFSDCGINLSFVQDNISKSVKGTVRGLHYQVGEYAQGKLCSVVVGKVLDVAVDIRFGSLTFGKYFAVELSEENKNQLWIPPGFAHGFSVLSDFTIFSYKCTALYNKESERAILFNDSDLNIDWKVTDSIISAKDLTAKRFKNIEKDFKF comes from the coding sequence TTGGAATTCGAAAAAACGTTTATTGAAGGATTAATTTTAGTTAAACCCGATGTCTATCCCGATGACCGCGGTTATTTTTTTGAATCATTTAATAAGAAAAAATTTTCCGATTGCGGAATTAATCTTTCTTTCGTACAGGATAATATTTCAAAATCAGTTAAAGGAACAGTACGAGGATTGCATTATCAGGTTGGAGAATATGCACAAGGTAAATTATGCAGTGTTGTAGTGGGAAAAGTTTTAGATGTTGCGGTTGATATCCGTTTCGGTTCACTGACTTTCGGAAAATATTTTGCGGTTGAGTTGAGTGAAGAAAATAAAAATCAACTTTGGATCCCACCAGGATTTGCACATGGTTTTTCAGTCCTTTCTGACTTTACTATTTTTAGTTACAAATGCACTGCGTTGTATAATAAGGAAAGTGAACGAGCAATACTTTTTAATGATTCTGATCTGAATATTGACTGGAAAGTTACAGACTCGATTATATCTGCAAAAGATTTAACTGCAAAACGATTTAAGAATATCGAAAAAGATTTTAAATTTTGA
- the galE gene encoding UDP-glucose 4-epimerase GalE has translation MKILVTGGAGYIGSHFVKLLSEKGYQPVVLDNLSRGHREAVPKNIHFEDIDLLDAGSLSYFIQTQMPSAVVHFAAFAYVGESVEHPDRYYQNNVVGSFNLIKLCAENGVKNFVFSSTCSIYGNPSKVPISEDQPSQTINPYANTKLMIETLLKDFEVSSGLKSISLRYFNAAGADPSGLIGESHNPEPHLIPIVLQTALAKRNKVFVYGNDYNTNDGTCIRDYIHVNDLADAHLKSLEYLINGGKSNVINLGTGKGNSVLEIIEKAKAITKKEIPFEVVLRRAGDPAILIADNKKAKDLLGWSPKYSIEEILETAWKWHSNPKF, from the coding sequence TTGAAAATTCTCGTCACGGGTGGTGCGGGATATATCGGTTCACATTTTGTAAAACTTCTTTCAGAGAAGGGATACCAACCGGTTGTTCTTGATAACTTATCAAGAGGGCATAGAGAAGCGGTGCCAAAGAATATTCATTTTGAAGATATTGATCTTCTTGATGCCGGATCACTTTCTTATTTTATTCAAACACAAATGCCGAGTGCTGTAGTACATTTTGCCGCATTTGCTTATGTCGGCGAATCAGTTGAACATCCCGACAGATATTATCAAAACAATGTTGTTGGAAGTTTTAACTTGATAAAACTTTGTGCAGAAAATGGGGTAAAGAATTTTGTTTTTTCATCAACATGTTCTATTTACGGGAATCCGTCTAAAGTGCCAATCTCGGAAGATCAGCCATCACAGACGATTAATCCCTACGCAAATACAAAATTAATGATCGAAACATTGCTAAAAGATTTTGAAGTTTCATCAGGTCTCAAAAGTATTTCACTACGCTATTTCAACGCAGCTGGAGCTGATCCATCAGGTCTAATCGGTGAAAGTCATAATCCGGAACCACATCTTATTCCAATTGTATTACAAACTGCTCTTGCAAAAAGAAATAAAGTTTTTGTTTATGGAAACGATTATAATACTAATGATGGAACTTGTATTCGAGATTATATTCATGTAAATGATTTAGCTGATGCACATTTGAAATCATTGGAGTATTTGATTAACGGCGGTAAATCAAATGTTATTAATTTAGGAACCGGTAAAGGAAATTCTGTACTTGAGATTATTGAAAAAGCGAAAGCCATCACAAAAAAAGAAATTCCATTTGAAGTTGTTTTAAGAAGAGCGGGAGATCCGGCAATACTTATAGCGGATAATAAAAAAGCTAAAGATTTATTAGGATGGTCTCCAAAATATTCAATCGAAGAAATTTTAGAAACGGCTTGGAAGTGGCATTCAAATCCTAAATTTTGA
- a CDS encoding ribonuclease H-like domain-containing protein encodes MNLIYDIETVGVEFETLTDSQREFLLRYTELEKDPIKKEELIDEAKRYISLYPYTAKIVAIGLLNTETEKSLVLYEGEKDEEWSVAEKSIKYKPLNEEEMLKYFWKYVSKPDKVISFNGRYFDLPFIMIRSALKKIKPTVNLMKYRYNSSHHIDLLEQLTFYGLTKKFNLDFYCYAFGIESPKSKGITGMEVKELYKAGRIKDIAIYCGEDVKATYELFKIWNRYLNI; translated from the coding sequence ATGAACCTTATTTATGATATTGAAACTGTCGGTGTTGAATTCGAAACTCTTACCGATTCACAAAGAGAGTTCCTACTTCGGTATACAGAATTGGAGAAAGATCCGATTAAAAAAGAAGAACTTATTGATGAAGCTAAAAGATATATCAGTTTATATCCTTATACGGCAAAGATTGTTGCTATCGGTTTGTTGAATACTGAAACGGAAAAATCATTAGTATTATATGAGGGCGAAAAAGATGAAGAATGGAGCGTTGCCGAAAAATCAATTAAGTACAAACCTCTTAATGAAGAAGAAATGCTAAAATATTTTTGGAAATATGTTTCAAAGCCCGATAAAGTAATTTCATTTAACGGAAGATATTTTGATTTACCGTTTATTATGATTCGATCTGCTCTAAAAAAAATAAAACCTACCGTAAACCTTATGAAATATAGGTATAACTCTTCCCATCATATTGATCTATTAGAACAATTAACCTTTTATGGATTAACAAAAAAATTTAATCTTGATTTTTACTGTTATGCTTTCGGCATCGAATCTCCTAAATCAAAAGGTATTACTGGAATGGAAGTTAAAGAACTTTATAAAGCCGGAAGGATTAAAGATATTGCTATTTACTGCGGCGAAGATGTTAAAGCAACTTATGAATTATTTAAAATTTGGAATCGGTATTTAAATATTTAA
- a CDS encoding heparan-alpha-glucosaminide N-acetyltransferase domain-containing protein — translation MKLKNRALFIDMLKGLALIVMIEVHVVNSMLLPALRESWWFSSLNFINGLVAPSFSFASGMVFVLSLQKGVDQLRTFGKEFWRKLSRVGLIFFIGYSLHLPYYSLTKILNNQTQENLNSLFTVDILQIISTGLIVLLFARIFIKSEKRFYNFLLILTAIILIVSPLMWRIDFANYVPLFFANYFNKMHGSLFPVFPWWAFIFSGAYVAKFYLEAKQNNSEKSFARKMIITGSLFYLVSVVIMYVLFPQELAKIIPNPFFFLERFGLILLFLGIFWFYLNNKENYSSMILDVSRESLLIYWVHLQLIYRELFWGKSLIDISERNYNAFQCLMVTAILIVLMLILAKVWSKLKSKYPAYCRWLTAAVLIIGTVIFIIR, via the coding sequence ATGAAATTAAAAAACCGTGCTTTGTTTATTGATATGCTCAAAGGTCTTGCACTTATTGTTATGATCGAAGTGCATGTTGTTAATTCGATGCTTTTGCCTGCTCTTAGAGAATCTTGGTGGTTCTCATCATTAAATTTTATAAATGGTTTAGTTGCGCCCTCTTTTAGTTTCGCATCGGGAATGGTTTTTGTACTATCATTGCAAAAAGGTGTTGATCAGTTACGGACTTTCGGGAAAGAGTTTTGGCGTAAGTTATCCAGAGTTGGATTGATATTTTTTATCGGATACTCCCTTCATCTTCCGTATTACTCATTAACAAAAATACTTAACAATCAAACTCAGGAAAATCTTAACAGTTTATTTACAGTAGATATTCTTCAAATAATTTCTACCGGGCTAATTGTTTTATTGTTTGCACGAATATTTATCAAATCCGAAAAACGCTTTTATAATTTTCTATTAATATTAACAGCAATTATTTTAATTGTTAGTCCGTTGATGTGGAGAATAGATTTTGCGAATTATGTACCGCTATTCTTTGCTAACTATTTCAATAAAATGCATGGCTCGCTCTTTCCGGTTTTTCCATGGTGGGCATTTATTTTTAGCGGTGCTTATGTGGCTAAATTTTACCTTGAAGCCAAACAAAATAATTCAGAAAAATCTTTTGCAAGAAAAATGATAATTACAGGCTCACTCTTTTATTTAGTAAGTGTTGTGATTATGTATGTTTTGTTCCCTCAAGAATTAGCTAAGATAATTCCAAATCCTTTTTTCTTTTTAGAAAGATTTGGATTAATTCTTTTATTCTTAGGAATATTTTGGTTCTATCTTAACAACAAAGAAAATTACAGTTCAATGATCTTAGATGTAAGCCGTGAATCACTCTTAATTTATTGGGTGCATCTGCAATTAATTTATAGAGAATTATTTTGGGGAAAGAGTCTTATTGATATTTCAGAAAGGAATTACAATGCCTTCCAATGTTTGATGGTAACTGCAATTCTTATTGTATTAATGTTAATTTTAGCAAAAGTGTGGAGCAAACTGAAAAGTAAATATCCTGCTTATTGCAGATGGCTAACGGCAGCAGTTCTAATTATTGGTACGGTAATATTTATTATTCGTTAG
- a CDS encoding beta-eliminating lyase-related protein — protein MKKIIDLRSDTVTKPSEAMRKAMYNAEVGDDVYKEDPTANELEKYAAELLGKEAALYVPSGVMGNQICLNVLTQPGDEVICEKDAHIFQYESGSPAALSGLQLSLVDGVRGVFTPEQVEPLIRPESAYYMARTKVIEVENTHNRAGGTINPIENIKALSLLAKKNNLYFHLDGARIWNASVVTGISPAEYAKHFDSVSCCLSKGLGAPIGSLIAGTKDFIKQAYRVRKGWGGGMRQVGILAAAGLYALKNNISRLKEDHDKAQLFSDKLSQLPNLFVDTKCVQTNIIMLTPKKISVEDFLTKCRENGLYLGTGKIGVIRAVTHMDVSFQEIEKAVRIIEKIIS, from the coding sequence ATGAAAAAAATTATTGATCTAAGAAGCGATACGGTTACAAAACCATCTGAAGCAATGCGCAAAGCAATGTATAATGCCGAAGTCGGTGACGATGTTTACAAAGAAGATCCGACTGCAAATGAACTTGAAAAATATGCTGCAGAGTTATTAGGCAAGGAAGCCGCGCTTTATGTTCCAAGCGGTGTAATGGGAAATCAAATTTGCTTAAATGTTTTAACTCAGCCCGGCGATGAAGTTATCTGCGAAAAAGATGCTCACATTTTTCAATATGAGTCAGGTTCTCCGGCTGCATTGAGCGGATTGCAGTTAAGTTTAGTGGATGGCGTTCGCGGTGTGTTTACACCTGAACAAGTTGAACCGTTGATCCGTCCTGAGAGTGCATATTATATGGCTCGAACAAAAGTTATTGAAGTTGAAAACACACACAATCGTGCCGGCGGAACTATTAATCCGATTGAAAATATTAAAGCACTAAGTTTATTAGCAAAAAAAAATAATCTCTATTTTCATCTTGATGGCGCAAGAATTTGGAATGCTTCTGTTGTAACCGGAATTTCTCCTGCCGAATATGCAAAACATTTTGATTCGGTATCATGCTGTCTTTCTAAAGGTCTTGGCGCTCCTATTGGTTCATTAATAGCTGGAACGAAAGATTTTATTAAACAAGCTTACCGTGTACGTAAAGGATGGGGCGGAGGAATGCGTCAAGTAGGAATTCTTGCTGCGGCAGGATTGTATGCTCTTAAAAATAATATTTCACGATTGAAAGAAGATCACGATAAAGCGCAATTGTTTTCAGATAAACTTTCACAATTACCAAATCTTTTTGTTGATACTAAATGTGTTCAGACAAATATTATTATGCTTACTCCTAAAAAAATATCAGTAGAAGATTTCTTAACTAAATGTAGAGAGAATGGTTTATATCTCGGCACAGGAAAAATTGGTGTGATAAGAGCTGTAACCCACATGGACGTTTCATTCCAAGAGATTGAAAAAGCAGTAAGGATTATAGAAAAGATAATTTCTTGA
- the lnt gene encoding apolipoprotein N-acyltransferase translates to MPLTPDQKKERNKDLLLGLLSGILLGLSYPPIPLPFLSFISFIPFLFVVEKRESLFSINRFTYYTLFFFNLITLYWVGSWTKEADTFLKISGAALLFFNPFFYLIITTLYYFSKKSFGKNIALFLFPFYWVSFEFLYSLTDLRFPWLTLGNSTPYFQLFIQISDIVGVYGLSLIILFINVFLYLSIKEFKSKKKLNFKYLSSALIIFLFVITYGLIRINSFNESNKKIKVGLIQPNLNPWSKWQAGSLESQLDVYIKLSEQAINKGAKLIVWPESALPVYLLSGNYDYEVSRIHQFVTSNNIFLMTGMPDANFYFNKNEAPKDAKKTKSGISYTSYNSILLFTPFSLKVEKYGKIKLVPFGEHVPFVEQLPFLGDFIKWEVGISSWNVGKDQVVFDLSEANNSIVKPAGLICIESIYPEFVAGFIQKGANLITVVTNDSWYGYSSGPFQHKEISVLRAVENRKSVIRAANGGISCIIDPFGNTIASTKLFTRDILVGDVIINEGQTFYSRFPWIFPLISSYISIATIMIFIFKKILTRKKKQS, encoded by the coding sequence GTGCCTCTAACACCTGATCAGAAAAAAGAACGCAACAAAGATTTATTACTCGGATTGTTAAGCGGAATCTTGCTTGGTTTATCTTACCCGCCCATACCCTTACCGTTTTTAAGTTTTATTTCTTTTATTCCATTTTTATTTGTAGTAGAAAAAAGAGAATCCTTGTTTTCAATAAACCGCTTTACTTATTACACATTATTCTTCTTCAATTTAATAACATTGTATTGGGTAGGAAGCTGGACAAAAGAAGCAGATACTTTTCTTAAAATATCTGGTGCAGCACTTTTATTTTTTAATCCGTTTTTTTATCTGATCATTACAACACTTTATTATTTTTCAAAAAAATCATTTGGAAAAAATATTGCTCTTTTCCTTTTTCCGTTTTATTGGGTCTCTTTTGAATTCTTATACAGTTTGACTGATCTTCGCTTTCCTTGGCTTACTCTTGGTAACAGCACGCCGTACTTTCAACTCTTTATTCAGATTTCTGATATTGTCGGAGTCTATGGACTTTCACTTATAATTTTATTCATAAATGTTTTTCTTTATCTCTCAATAAAAGAATTCAAATCAAAGAAGAAATTAAATTTTAAATATTTGTCTTCTGCACTAATAATTTTTTTATTTGTAATTACTTACGGATTAATAAGAATTAACAGTTTCAACGAATCCAACAAAAAAATAAAAGTTGGTTTAATCCAACCTAATTTAAATCCATGGTCTAAATGGCAAGCGGGAAGTTTAGAATCACAACTTGATGTTTATATTAAGCTGTCGGAACAAGCAATTAATAAAGGAGCAAAACTAATTGTTTGGCCTGAGTCTGCATTACCGGTTTATCTGCTTTCTGGTAATTATGATTATGAAGTTAGTAGAATTCATCAGTTCGTTACTTCAAACAATATTTTTTTGATGACCGGAATGCCGGATGCAAACTTTTATTTCAATAAAAATGAAGCGCCGAAAGATGCTAAAAAAACTAAGAGCGGAATCTCATATACATCTTACAATTCAATTTTATTGTTCACTCCATTCTCACTTAAAGTTGAAAAGTATGGAAAAATAAAACTCGTTCCGTTTGGAGAGCATGTCCCATTTGTTGAACAGTTACCGTTTCTCGGTGATTTTATAAAATGGGAAGTCGGCATTTCCAGTTGGAATGTTGGTAAAGATCAGGTTGTGTTTGATCTTAGTGAAGCGAATAATTCTATTGTCAAACCGGCTGGACTAATCTGCATTGAATCTATTTATCCTGAATTTGTTGCCGGATTTATTCAAAAAGGAGCTAACTTAATTACTGTTGTTACGAATGACAGTTGGTATGGATATTCGAGCGGACCATTTCAGCACAAAGAAATTTCCGTATTGCGTGCCGTTGAGAATAGAAAATCTGTTATCCGTGCTGCCAATGGTGGAATTAGTTGTATTATTGATCCGTTTGGTAATACAATAGCATCAACAAAACTTTTTACTCGAGACATTCTTGTTGGCGATGTGATAATTAACGAAGGACAAACTTTTTATTCCCGCTTTCCTTGGATTTTTCCTTTGATCTCTTCTTATATTTCTATCGCTACGATTATGATTTTCATATTTAAAAAAATATTAACAAGAAAAAAGAAACAATCATGA
- a CDS encoding DedA family protein: MLQQIISYISTLDPALIYVVLFFFAFIENIFPPSPSDFVVIVGATLISKSTLGIIPILLLTSVGSALGFIVMYFVGEFLGEKLLRSGKFKFIKQESLDKADRFFHKYGYNIILINRFLPGTRAVVSFFSGVHRLKPMRTFIYAGVSSFVWNAILIFLGIQLGNNLELVDKYLSEYSQIIFAITAVIIIFVLVRFWMKKKKSK, encoded by the coding sequence ATGCTTCAGCAAATCATCTCTTATATAAGCACTTTAGATCCCGCACTAATTTATGTCGTGCTTTTCTTTTTTGCATTTATAGAAAATATTTTTCCACCATCGCCAAGCGATTTTGTCGTTATTGTCGGTGCAACACTAATATCTAAATCAACTTTAGGAATTATTCCTATTCTTTTGCTTACAAGTGTTGGAAGTGCACTCGGTTTTATTGTAATGTATTTTGTCGGTGAATTCCTTGGTGAAAAACTTTTACGATCCGGAAAATTTAAATTTATTAAACAAGAATCACTCGATAAAGCCGATCGTTTTTTTCATAAATATGGGTATAATATTATTCTTATTAATCGTTTTCTACCCGGTACGCGTGCTGTTGTTAGTTTCTTCTCGGGTGTTCACAGATTAAAACCAATGCGTACATTTATTTATGCCGGTGTCAGCTCATTTGTTTGGAATGCAATTTTGATCTTTCTTGGGATTCAACTCGGCAACAATCTTGAATTGGTTGACAAATATCTTTCTGAATATTCTCAGATCATATTTGCAATTACAGCTGTAATTATAATTTTTGTTTTGGTTAGATTTTGGATGAAAAAGAAAAAGAGTAAATGA
- the ispF gene encoding 2-C-methyl-D-erythritol 2,4-cyclodiphosphate synthase yields the protein MNLQHKIGFGYDVHKFADGRKLILGGIEIPYRKGLLGHSDADVLLHAICDAILGALALGDIGIHFPNTDSKYKNADSKELLNHVYYLMKDFHYEIGNVDSTILLEKPKLAPYIPEMRKIIANILNITIDQISVKATTTEGLGFVGHEEGCAAQAVVLLIKQDK from the coding sequence TTGAACTTACAACATAAGATCGGATTCGGATATGACGTTCATAAGTTTGCTGATGGACGGAAATTAATTTTAGGCGGTATTGAAATACCATACAGAAAAGGATTACTCGGGCATTCCGATGCGGATGTTCTACTTCACGCTATTTGCGATGCAATACTTGGTGCTCTTGCTCTCGGAGATATAGGTATTCATTTTCCTAATACAGATTCAAAATATAAAAATGCAGACAGCAAAGAATTGCTGAATCATGTTTATTATCTTATGAAAGATTTTCATTACGAAATTGGAAATGTTGATTCTACAATTCTTCTGGAAAAACCAAAACTTGCACCATACATTCCAGAGATGAGAAAAATAATTGCTAACATATTGAATATTACCATAGATCAAATTTCTGTGAAAGCTACAACAACCGAAGGATTGGGTTTTGTCGGTCATGAAGAAGGTTGCGCTGCACAAGCTGTTGTTCTACTCATCAAACAAGATAAATAA